Genomic segment of Chelmon rostratus isolate fCheRos1 chromosome 2, fCheRos1.pri, whole genome shotgun sequence:
TTGGTGGTTACCTGCGTgtatgaggaggaagagattcATCAATATGGTGAGCGGAAATGTATAAGGGTGGATTCAAGGTTGTCTCTAAAAGAAAAACTCAGGAATTTTACATCAAATTCTATTACACATAATTCTTTTTTGAGTACAATAGGTTAAGACcaagcataaaaaaataaatgatgaaagatGGGAGCATTTACAAGTAAATGATTAAGGTCCAATGGCCATCCTTATGGACTCTCAAGACTGTGATAAACAAGGGCGTCTAGTGGCTTATTGATTAAGACACATACTATTGTCCCCACTGCACTGTCCCAGGTTCATTTTCCAGGCAAGGACCTTTGTTGTGACTTGACCCTCTCAGTCTCCCTGCGTTTCATGTCTGTATCTATACCATCACTATACAAACTGGACTGACAGAGAAGTCCAAAATCCTCACAAAAATGGGAAAACGCTGCCAAGAACAAATTTAGATATACCTTGCACTGTTTGCACTGTTGCAAAATCTTTGTTTTGCAACAGTGCAAACACTAATAATATTCTATTATTAAGCCATAGAGAGTAACAAACAGCGATCTTTATTAAAGCTAGAGTAGGGAATGTATTTTAGAAGCATGGTTATACTTCTTTAAACTGGAGGGGTTTTGGTTAAACCAGTCATTTCATTTGGGCCGAATGAAACGACTGAATGGTCGACCTACCTGTCTACCTACATACAACCCATGCACTCACTGCGTATGACCGGAATCTTCACAACGCAGACACTTTGTGAAAGATGAAGGGAGCTAGTCACACATGAAGAGAAACTACAACCAACATTTCCCAATAAATACATGCAAGCTTGACAGCTGTGAGGCTTACAATAGGCATGTTTggtatttacatttattatgaTACTGTTATTTGTCTGACAGTCTGTTGTTCAGCAGCTAACCCAGTAGTACAACGCACTCAcccacagcagtgagcagtaaGTGCAGGGCCCATTCAGACTGAAAGGTACGTTAGTGACGACTATAAAGAAAAGAGActcatgtgttttcatcagtcACTGAAAGTGACGCAAGCTCAGAAGCATTTCAGCAGTGCCCACAGCCCAATACCCATTAATGTAGTAAAACATGCAtgtcagctgaaaacaaacacacagctgaaacatgttCAGAGTAGAGAGATTTAAATCAAGTCATCATAGAGGAATGATCCACTCATACCAACCTGTCTATTCTCCAAGTCAATCTTGTTGCCTAGCACCACGAAGGGGAAGTTCTCGGGATCTCGAGGGCTGGCCTGGATCAGAAACTCATCCCTCCAGCTGTCAAGTGTCTTGAAGGTGTTTGGTGCAGTCACATCAAACACCAGCACACAGCAGTCTGCTCCACGGTAGAACGCAACACCCAAAGACTGGAACCTCTCCTGGCCAGCTGTGTCCCAGATCTGGACAACCACAAGGAGACAAAAAGTGCAGTGAATGGACAAAATTACAGAAGTATTAcaacaaatattaaaaaccGTACAGATACTGCATAACACTGATGCCCTGGTAAAGATCTAGTAAAAGTAGTTACAAATAAAAACGCGCTCTAAATGTCCCAAGATGTAGCATTCCcagctgtagttgtgctgtacCTGCATTGTAACAAGCCGGTCATCCACCATCACCTCCTTGGTCAGGAAGTCTGCTCCTATTGTAGCTTTGTACTGGTTACTAAACTTCTTGTTCACATACTGGTTCATTAGGGAGGTCTTTCCAACACTGAGAGTAGAagacaacagacagcagaatAAAAGATACTGCAGATGGTAGACCAAGAGCTAAATAAAAAGATCAGGTTGACTGATAgctcaaatgaaaaatgcagtAATTAGATTAATTTAGAGCTGGGTGATCTATGGATGTAATCTCGACCCCATTTACACTTTTTACCACTTCATGCCACTTGGGCAGATCAGCGAACtctcatctaaaaaaaaattcaagtgTAAATGCAACAAAGAAGCATCACAGATGGAGTGAAATCTTATTGTTCAAATCACCTCCCAAGTCTATGCACTTTCACAAgtctgtcaaaaaaaacaaccacttaCAGGGTCTTTTCCAATGTGTTAATGGCATCTGAAGTGACTACACAGTGATTAGCCATCGTTATTCCTGTCACATATAAagcaacaggaagaaaacagctCCAAATACAGCCTGGTCCCACACCAGTGCAACCACTGTATGATCTGTGTGGGTGAAAGAGCATTTGAACTCTATAGGTGAGGGAGACATGGAGACGAGCAAAACGTTTGTCTCGCTGGTAGTCCAATTGTGTGATTCATCCACATGTTTGTTAGCTCATGGATAATTGCTAGCTACCCAGCTGAACTGCTTTTTGCTGTATGTAAAGTACTGAAGCTATTTCTTCTGACATTTCTGGCCATTACCATCATTTCTTAAGCTAGTTTGGACCCTCGTTTACATGTAGCAAAACAGAACAGATGCAAACAAATGGATGAACtggctcaaacaaacacatatgtgGGTAACTGCATTTGGATTTTATGCGAAAACAACACGCTTGAAATGTCGAGTATGGGTCCCAGTATTGCATGGGATGTTGTAATTGATGTAATCGTAATTACAAAATATACTGTGGCTTAATGTTCCCTTTTCCTGTCTGAAAAGCTGCAGTACAGTAAAAGTGTTGTGATTTTTCACAACGTTGAATGTTTCACGTTgctgttcatgttttctgtttttttagccAAGATGGAAAATTTCCTAGCCATAGTTTTATGACATGGTAGCTAATGTAGAAAACTACCATCAATCACAGACAAAACATTATCACATTATCAACGAATGAAACcaattaaaactgcatttttccCAGTACTGCTCAGCTACAGTTTCTTTAATCACAATGTCTATTGAACTTGAACATTTTAAGAAAGGCTGTGAAACATCAAGTGCCCCTAGACTAGTCTTTGTATAACAACTGAATTACTTCTCACAGACAATCACGTGAATGAATGCCAGTGATTAAGTCTTGTTAGAGCTGCAgataaaaagctgaaaaacagcagggcTGTATTTGGAAGGAGCAGAGCTCTGCCTGGAGACAGCCTATGACAGAGTAACAAACTCTTGCCAACAAGGAAATAACACTAATGCATTTGTAATCTTCAATGGCTCaactcaaaacaaaaataataccTTGGCATTCaggtttttttccccaccaAAGGACTTTCAGAACACACCTGATGATGATTTCCTATCCTGCATTGCTGGTTTTTACATGTAGAAGGGAAATGTGTCACATTGTGACTCACCCAGAATCTCCCAAGATGATGACTTTCAAGAGCACTTTCTTCCTggatgtcatttttcaacagctgcagaaagacaaacagcaaaatgtttaaCATCCAAAGAGAACTCAGTGCCTTCCTAAACGCTTCATTGCAAGTCACAAAGTAATCACCAATTTCATGTGGTTCAGGGACAATACAATCAGTACAAAGGTGAATGTGTTCTATGCAGACAGGCTCTTTGGAAAACCTCTACAAATTTGTGTGTAGTTCCTTGTCCCTGGACCAATCAGGTTTGAATACCATTCATTCCAGTCATGTGCTTTCTAAGCAGCGAGGCAAATCACGAGGAACAcatcattctttctctctcacgcACCACAGGAAGTTACCTCCTAGAGGACTGACTCCTTCTCTATACTACAAGGCCAATCCAAATGACTCATCTGCCATTTTTTGCTGATATTGCTGTCACTAAGCAGACAACGTACTCTAGCACATGTGGATCTCAGTACGCAATCAAACATTGAAACTGCTAAAAGGCCTTTATATGCAACTTTTGTcatcaaatgtaattttaataatttaaatattCAAGCCTGAGGCACAAATTTGGCAATATTTGCATGCAAATATTGCAGAAATCCTGGTCTTCAACAATAAATGTGACTTGAGTCAGTAATTGACTTTAATTTCAGCAAGGTCGTAATTCACCATTGGGCAATCTGTGTAATTTCTGAACTCTCAAAAGCAGTAGTGAGCATTGAAGTGCATCATTCCCTCCAAATGCTCAAAATGATGATCTGAGATACTGTCCAATACATGAATGAGTGAGTAAATTCTGTACTATCCCTCACTAGCTGAGGTGATTCCTTTAGAAAATGCAAAATTGCAGCTTGGAGATGTTTCATTCAACCATGTTTCTGCAAAGGTAAGGAAGTTAATAGTGCAATTTtagacagagaaggaaaaacaggagcTAAGAGATGTATTATTATAACTCTCTTTGatgttttgtgaaaataaaaacatctgttcCCCAGATGGCATATGTGACATTAGGGCAATTACTGTGATCTTAACAATGCTGAAATACAGCAAATTCTTCACTACAGGTACAATCCTGATCATTGGTGTAATGATATCTACAGTATTGCCCCTTCCTTCCAGTATTTCATTAGGGTGGACAAAAATATAATAACTTCACTTTCTGTGGGGGGAAACGCGACAAAATGAACCATGggacagtaaaataaacaaaaaatggcTACATTCCAGATTTAAGAGGTTATCTTTAAACCTTATTCATATGCAAATAGGCAGAACAGACTAAAATAAACCTTGATTTCATAAGAGGCTGCTTTATCTTTTTTCACAGTTGTCTTTTCTTGCCAAGTACACAGTCCAGCACAATGCAACTGAGAAGGTCTACTATAGGTGTGCACACTCTCAGTCAGTCTGGTGGGAATATGCAACTAGGATACAGTGTTTCCTCAACACACTGAACCACACACTAACACTGAATAATCTGAACTCTCTTAAGACAAATTGGTATATGGGTACGTAAAGTAAGTGTAAAGAAAATACAGCCTGATGTATTTGTGAGTGTGATATAGTTTTCAATTTGtaaacaaaaatcttttttaaaaaactgccTGTTCCTTATTTTTGGGGAAAAACAAGTCGTTACTTTCATCATTTTTTGGCAGTGATGCACATTAACCGGTTAGGCAATAGTTTTAACATAAATCTTGACGTTTCCCATGAGTTTCTTTACACAAGTCAACATGTACTTCATGCGCAAAGCATAAAAGACAATTTAGACAAGCCAATCCATCAACCCAAGCAGGTTTTCTGACCAAAGTATGGAACATGAGCAAtacttagatttttttttttaactttacaaaCAACAGTATGAAAACCCACAACCTTAATTCAAAAGATACACTGAATGAGAAGCCCTTAAATTAAATCCAACTTCTCAGACTAAGCctagaaaacacaaacacttcagttCCCATCAGGTGCTGGAAAGTACACTTGCGTTCTTTCTGGATAGACTGAGCATAGCACTCCAGTGACTGACACTCTGTGAAGCACAGATTAGCTGACAGAAGCATAAACAACAGCTCATCACTGAAGTCTAGGCATGGTCAGACCACTGTCACATGATTACAGAAGAAACTCAACTCAGATCTTTAACCTTTGACAAACAGCAGAGTGTAAAACATTGATTGCTAAATGTCCACTATCATCTCTGACAGGCAGGAAATCAGGTGAATGCCTCTCGCTAAGGAGAAATACATTAATGCACCAACAATACCTGACAGGTTTCACTGACACTAGTTGAAGCATTTTGTGATAAACACTGTACTGTTTAAATTGCcctttaaaaaatatgtatatggAATAATTTGTTGTGTCTAGATGTATATTTTAGTTTGCCATGATTCTGTGTTAAGAAATGAGTGCTGCTGGTTTAGAGTACTAATGTTTCATGGGCTGTTAAGTCTTTTGTTACATCATCTTGCATGAAAATATCCAAACAGTCAGATCATTTTGAGTACTTTACACATGTAAGAATTAAAAACGATGACTGGGCAAGTATCTGGCATTAACCAAACCTTACACATTGTGTAATAATGACCAATAGTTAGAATGGTTTATAGTGGCAACTGCCCATCACAGCACTGCCTGTTATTAATATCTAACTGTTCAAGGATTCATATtgagaaatgtgtgttaaaatCTGTCAATCTAACGTGAGTCCAACACATTTTCCCCCTCTGCCTGTAAATCACCGGCACAAGCTGCTGAAATTCACAGATCACCTCTGATATGGATTATGCATGCACACCCACAAACAGTCGCTGGACTAAATATAGATTTGGAAGACTGAGTTCAGATGTTTCTCAATGCTCAAACCCATCTCCATGCATCATAAAGTTAGGCCATCTTTATGTTTCCTGGTGAGCTCCATAATGTGCATTTTGATTAGTGTCCATGTGATAACAGATGGGCTTTTGGGGGGTCTATCTCAGggttaacaaaaagaaaaaagtgagtaTGGCCAAAATCAAGCATACTGATGGcatggaaaataaacaaagatataaacaataaacaaagatTTCTAAATATGTAATTAAATCACAATAATACAGCACTAGAAATGTAGTATACAATATATTGTGCAGTAAAAAATTTCtataaaaaaatgctttcaaagGAATAATTTACCAACACTTACACAGCAATGCATTGTAAACCCTGTTTGGTGATATAATTCACCACTGTatcaaatggaaaaacaagTTTGAAGAAAAATATTGCTTTCCACATGAGCCTACACACTCCACTATAAACACACAAGTACTCCAGTACAGCGGAGCAAACTGGAAGGTACACTGTGCAGTGGAAAATTAGACGCAGCTGTGTACGCTACAACGtcaactgagaaaaaaaaattcaggcgtTTTAGCTATGACAAGCCAACCTGAACATAAGTCGTGCTGAACCACTACATTCAAAGAATCAACCACTTCATGCCAACTCGTGGGGTAAACTGAGTAAATCTCAAATAAGGGCTGATCCAAACTACTGGGCAGGTATGTCACAATCAAAGTTGAGTATCAAGTAACCTGAGATGAGCTGTTTGCACTGTAGGAAAACATGCCGCTACTGCATCTCTCTCAGTCTTTACACTCTGAATGTTATGTAATTACAGTGATTTTAAAaaccaaatgagaaaaaattaagaaaacaagaTTCGATATGAGTATCAGACATCATTCGTACTTgaataataaagaaatacagGACTTTTATGCTTGGAATGGCAATAGGTTTCAGGTAACACTTCATCCAAGCAAGCTTTCTGGCACAAGTAAAGGGCGTTGTTGATAATTATATTAAGTACCAATGAgtcacaacagaaacaaaaactgttgaacacagaaaaaacaaaggacagTTCTGCCTGGCAACACTacggcagagctgcagcataCTTCTCTAATACAGCATACAGACAGGAGACGTGCATTAAACTCGATACTTGCCACCATCTAAACATGTTACCAACACCCACCTCGACATTTGATTAATCAAACATCCAAAAACTGGTAGATTTGAGGAGAAAGCTGTAATGTGCCCCGCAACCCCTCCTTCTCTGCATGTCTGAACGccaaataaaaatcaaagtaTCTACAGAAATcaatatttccatctttttaTCACGCTTTGTTCGACTAACCGGCCGGCCTCGTATCCTAGGTTTCCCTTCCTTGTTGGAGTCGACCCAGAGGAGCCACAGGCCGGCCTTGTTTTTGCCAACCAGCTTCTCGAAAAACATTGCACCACCATTAGCCGTTATAGCGTTGGCGTTAATAGGACGTTAGAGGAATTGATGACTTAGCAAATATTACACATGTGAACAGACTTTTGTCGTTTCGAGAACTTACTTTCAACTTGTAACACACCGGAGAGCCGACTTCTTGACGGGAAACGACCTGGGTGCGAGCTAACTAGCTGTTATTGTTCAGGACAGTTAGCGTTAGTGGCTAACTAGGCGttacgttagctagctagctcgctCGCTAGTACTGAACTCGTAAAATAGCGTTAATTTGGCAATACTTCGTTTCAAATCTATGGAAAAATGCGCTGCCCTTTGCGTCAACACTTACAAAATCTGTGCCGAAAATTGTCGTGGCAGATTATCAACAACTGCTGTGTAAATTTGGCACTTTGCTGGAATGCTTGCCTGCCTGCGAGCTGACTATCTGCTACCCCCAGCCTCTCTGTTCCcctttcacttcctcctccaaaACAACGCCGGCGTCTACGTCAGACGCAGCTAACTAATAATCCCAGCCCACTCACGACTTCTTTCTTTTATGTCTATCACATACTAATCAACTGGACATGACGGGAaacacggaaacacacacacacacacacacgcgcgcacacacacgcgcacacacacacacgcgcacacacacacaaatggggGACTCATAAAAGACAGATCACAAACAAATCCATAAATCGCTGGTACCTAAATAACTTCTTTCAAGCTTCAAAGAAACATAAGTTGtctgttaaaatgtaatgtctgGAGTCCAAGCTGAGATAATGACATCTTCAGTGTAATCTTCTGAGACACTGGCTGAGTGGCACATGTCCACTAAACTCAACTTAATGTGTTAAATCAACAGAGTGCCCCTTTAAAAGCTGAGGTTCTGAAAGCCATTTGtccttggaaacagcagtttagAAAGCAGTCTCATGGTCCATTTTGTAGcctttctggagcttttgaacttttttttttcccttgccAGACATGTTTTCAGCCTTCATATGTCAGCAGGCTCAAGATGGACCCCTGTCATGGTGTCCCTTACTCCTGACCCTTTGGaagtctgtttatttttatatgatcAAGATAACATATTAAAGACATGCTGGTTCAGTGAGGTTTATTGTAGTGAATCCTTGTGTAAAGGCAGAGCTGTGATGATCCACCACTAGAGGACAGTGTCAGCTCATTTTTGGAGTGAATGAACCAAGTGGAGTGGTGTTCCCAGACTTTAGCCCACATTTATATTTCGGGTTAGGGTTGAGCAATGTAGAACTCATGGTGCTGAGAAAGTGTAAAGGTCAAAGACAGGTGAGTGATTTGCTTCTTCAGGGTTACTGTCTTTGTCAcctgaacacaaaaacacagtattGCAGAAGTGTGCTGTGATGAGAAGTCAGGTCAGCTTTTACAGCCTGTGTGCAGACTGTCCCTGAGAGAAAATTTATTTGTGCTGAGTTTCTGTTTGAGTTGTAACTGCTGACATGCACAGATTACATCTCTCTCGATTTCCTCAGTCACACATATAAAAAGTAAATTTGCGTTACTGTATAATAATACTTTTCGTTTCAGTTTCCATCTCTTCAGATGcaattaaactgaactgaattagCTCACAATAGTCCCAAATAGTCTCTTCATTGGCCTTACTGTGGCATTATTTCTTGTACTGTTCTGTCTTGTGCATGATATTTATTATGTTCTATATATATTCACTTTATAagatatgctgtttttttctagCTCTTTTAGTCACAGTAGTCATATAATGTAACACCGACTCAGTTGCAGTtaatttattcagtttattaacaaataaatgaactgaaataaaacaaatgtaaatgtgttacTGCAGACATCAGAACTGTAGCATCTTATTGTTTACCATATTCTCAGTGTTACAATGATCATTTATTAACAGCATATTTAAATCTTGCGTACCAAGAGAAAAATATGTGAATTAACTAACATAAAGATCCTGCCTCTTTACTCTTCTTTGCTCTTAACTCTTGACTCTACTCTTCTTTAACATCTTCACTTAAACTCAGACTCTCATCTTGATTTCCATCCTGCTCCTTCTTCATGTGTAAGTGTGTcgacatgtgtgtgtttgtgccccTTGTTAGTGGGAGTGTGGCACTGCAAGATCCTGATGGCCGGTGTTTATAGTGGAATTCCTGCCTTCCACCTCCTATTGAATGCAGAGTCTTTATGGCCTCTTTGGAACTCAgtttgtaaacacaaacactggaacaCAAAGAGACGCGAGTGACCAAGTGGTGCTCAGGAGGAAAGGAGCCACATACTTTGAGcatctgctgcattttcatcTCTACAAACATTGCCGCGTATGCACATTGATGGGTCAGGGTAAGAGGAGGTTAACGTCTTTTCAGAGTGAGTATGGGGTTCTTGAGAGGAACAAAAATATATTCTAGCATGAACATACAGAATGTGAAACAGGTATGATCACAGATGCAGCTGTAGAGCTCACCCACAACatcaaaaaaatgacaatttatCTGTGAAAGACTGGTGTTATACATGCATAATGTTACGCTGCACATGTGCTCAAGACAGAGCAGGATTTCTATTCACGTtctgggtgcatgtgtgtgcgtgcgtgcgtgtgtgtgtgtgtgtgtgtgtgtgtgtgtgtgtgtaaacatgcacctctgtgtgtggctgtgtgggagtctaagagagagagaatgagatgaGTTAGGGAGATGgacagattgtgtgtgtgtgtgtgagtgtgtgcatcaGGGGGTGGGTGCATTAGTCCGTGTCAGACAGCAAAGAGTGCCGCAGTTATCTAGGAATCTGAGCCAAAGAAACCTCActaacagagagacagcaggagacagaggaggaccGAGAGTGAGATGAActgagtggggaaaaaaaagaagaagaggatgaaagaAGCCCAATaagcagaaaacaagacagacaaggacaacagaaaaaacaaaacaaaaaaggacaaGTCAGCTCCACCTGAAGACGCAGTTATTGAGATTTAAAGGAAAGAGAAGCTTGCTGAgaatcatcaacaacaaaaggaCAAACAATTTCTGACTTAGGGGACGGAGGCTTTCGTCCTGGAGGAAAAAGTGGACCGCTGCTTCAGAGTTTAAGACAAAGGCCAGGACACGcttgcatttctgcattttccCATGATTCCATTCGGTTCTCTTGGTTTGCTCCATCTGCTGTCACTGTACGTGGGAGCGCTGCTGTCCTCAGATGCATCTCCTGCCTGCACACACCCTCCCTGCAAGGACAGTCTGGTGGCTGCACCCATCCAGTCTGGCACGGGAGCAGTAGTGGGTACCGGGGCCTGTGAGGGTCAAACTGGGACAACAGCCTGCAGGATGGGGGTCTCGCTTCCAGCCATCTCCAATGTTCCTCGGAGGGTGGAGCACAGGCACGACATCCCCCAACCTAAGGTAACATTACTTATTGGTAGTCATGTGCTGTACCTTTGCACTAATCTTAAAAcgttattttaagaaaaaaactgattatGCAACTTTTAATCACGCATTTCTAAGCCATGGCTCAGAAACAGTGAGAGCCAAGTTTAAGTGGAGCTGACTTCCTGTCTATTCATACACATGTGCTGGGAGCCTGAGCAGTACCGGCAGGCAGAGGCCAGCAGGTCCTTCCTCATGGGACAGTCGGCACACTAAACTTGGCACCACCTAACAGCCATGGAGCAATGACAATCAAAGAAGGGATAAAATTAGgtctgctttaaaaatgtcctcatcATATGTTTGTGCTGAGCTCATGCAGCAACAGGTGTGTGAGGGACATGATTACAGTGGCTGATGTAAGTGTAAGAGACAGATCGAGCGTGACACAAAACATGCCACTGAGCTGTGAGTTTTGCTTGCGGATTAGCATTTGAGATGTCATCTTCCAAAGTGGAGGACACATGATTATGCACACGCACAGCTTCATTTCCTTTAGCACTATTTCATTCAACAGCATTTGGCAGCGTTCACTCACTGATGGTTGCTGACTTAATGTGTGACACAATGTCTTGAGAAGTACCTGTGAGTGCTGTCTTTGCAGACTGGAGGTGTCAAAGAGCGTCTGGttcagctgcagcgctgcatgCGCTCTCTCCAGGAAACAGGGGGCCCCTGGAGTCACGGGGGCCAGGAGAGTGACTCTCTAGGGGCCATCCTGGCGCTAATGGCAGCTGTACTGACAGAGTGTGACCTCCACTGTCACAGCCAGGCCCTCGGGGCGATGGCCAAGAGACTGGGTGAGTGGTACACATTTATATccccctgcaacacacacaaatgcacacacacacacacacacacacacacacacacacacacacacacacacacacacacacgccagcgCAGTCACTCCCCCACACATAGTAAACAGAACCTCAATGAGGCCTGCTAAGTGTCGGTCATAGGTGAGTGCATAGGAATTTAACTGCGCTTCTGCATGTTCACAGAAAAACTCTGTGTGCAgccacacatactgtatggcTCACAATCTGAAGACGCTCTGACGAGCCGTCATACAAACTCTGTGCAGAATATAAAGACAAAGCTTCAGTGGGATGTGTCTGAGCTAATCTCT
This window contains:
- the LOC121618745 gene encoding ras-related protein rab7-like, encoding MTSRKKVLLKVIILGDSGVGKTSLMNQYVNKKFSNQYKATIGADFLTKEVMVDDRLVTMQIWDTAGQERFQSLGVAFYRGADCCVLVFDVTAPNTFKTLDSWRDEFLIQASPRDPENFPFVVLGNKIDLENRQVTTKRAQAWCQSKNSIPYFETSAKEAINVEQAFQTIARNALKQETEVELYNEFPEPIKLDRNDRAKPSAESCSC